One Panicum virgatum strain AP13 chromosome 3N, P.virgatum_v5, whole genome shotgun sequence DNA segment encodes these proteins:
- the LOC120665256 gene encoding probable glucuronosyltransferase Os01g0926700 — MRPVLAIAILATTAAAVLFLGSEAQEVKQDHHTERISGSAGDVLEDDAVGRLKVYVYDLPARYNTALLEKDPRCLTHMFATEVFVHRSLLSSAVRTLDPEEADWFFVPVYTTCDLTASGHPMPFDSPRMMRSAIRLVAERWPHWNRSEGADHFLVTPHDFGACFHFKEDKAVARGILPLLRRATLVQTFGQRRHACLKGGSITVPPYAPPARMEARRLPPGTPRSVFVYFRGLFYDAGNDPEGGHYARGARASVWENFRSNPLFDISTERPATYYEDMQRAVFCLCPLGWAPWSPRLVEAVVFGCIPVVIADDIVLPFADAIPWADIGVFVAEEDVPRLDTILTSIPAEVVLRKQRLLATPAMKRAVLFSQPSQPGDAFHQILNGLARKLPHGDGVFLRPGQTVLNWTAGPPGDLKPW; from the exons ATGAGGCCGGTCTTGGCAATCGCCATTCTTGCCACCACCGCTGCAGCAGTGCTCTTCCTTGGGTCTGAGGCGCAGGAGGTGAAGCAGGATCACCATACAGAGAGGATCTCAG GCAGTGCCGGCGATGTTCTGGAGGACGACGCTGTCGGCCGGCTCAAGGTCTACGTGTACGACCTCCCGGCCAGATACAACACGGCGCTGCTGGAGAAGGACCCGCGGTGCCTGACGCACATGTTCGCCACGGAGGTGTTCGTGCACCGGTCCCTCCTCTCCAGCGCCGTCCGCACCCTGGACCCCGAGGAAGCCGACTGGTTCTTCGTGCCCGTGTACACCACCTGCGACCTCACCGCCTCGGGCCACCCGATGCCCTTCGACTCGCCGCGGATGATGCGCAGCGCGATCCGCCTCGTCGCCGAGCGCTGGCCGCACTGGAACCGCTCCGAGGGCGCCGACCACTTCCTCGTCACGCCGCACGACTTCGGGGCCTGCTTCCACTTCAAGGAGGACAAGGCCGTGGCGCGCGGGATCCTGCCGCTGCTCCGGCGCGCCACGCTGGTGCAGACGTtcgggcagcggcggcacgcGTGCCTCAAGGGCGGCTCCATCACCGTCCCACCGtacgcgccgccggcgcgcatgGAGGCGCGGCGCCTGCCCCCCGGGACCCCGCGCTCCGTCTTCGTCTACTTCCGCGGCCTCTTCTACGACGCCGGCAACGACCCCGAGGGCGGGCACTACGCGAGGGGCGCCCGCGCGTCGGTGTGGGAGAACTTCCGGAGCAACCCGCTGTTCGACATCTCGACGGAGCGCCCGGCGACGTACTACGAGGACATGCAGCGGGCGGTGTTCTGCCTGTGCCCGCTGGGGTGGGCGCCGTGGAGCCCCCGGCTGGTGGAGGCGGTGGTGTTCGGCTGCATCCCCGTGGTCATCGCGGACGACATCGTGCTGCCCTTCGCCGACGCCATCCCGTGGGCGGACATCGGCGTGTTCGTCGCCGAGGAGGACGTCCCGAGGCTGGACACCATCCTCACCTCCATCCCGGCGGAGGTGGTGCTGAGGAAGCAGCGGCTGCTCGCCACCCCGGCCATGAAGCGCGCCGTGCTGTTCTCGCAGCCGTCGCAGCCCGGGGACGCGTTCCACCAGATACTCAACGGGCTCGCGCGCAAGCTCCCGCACGGCGACGGCGTCTTCCTGAGGCCCGGGCAGACGGTACTCAACTGGACGGCTGGCCCACCGGGGGACCTCAAGCCGTGGTAG